Part of the Brassica oleracea var. oleracea cultivar TO1000 chromosome C8, BOL, whole genome shotgun sequence genome is shown below.
TAAAAAAAGGGCAAGGTTTTTATATTTTTTTGTTTAGAAATGTTTTAGTATAGTAATTACAAAAGCGTATGAGTTAGTATAGTAATTATATGTATGATTTGAGTTACTAAAAGAAAATTCTCTTTTTAATATTTTTTTAGATTTTTAATGCAAAAACCTTTAGCTAAGTTTGGTTAGGGTAAAAAATTTTAAGCTATAGATTACAGATAACTCTAGGTTTTTTATTAGTGTTGTAGATAGAAAGTCTAATTTCTTAAATAAAATGGAATAGTTTTAAGATTTTTTACGTTAAATACTTAACTAAAGTCTTTTTAGGTTAAATATTTAATTTAAGATTTTTTATTAGTGTTGTAGATAGAAAGTCTAATTTCTTAAATAAAGTGGAATAGTTTTAAGATTTTTTACATTAAATACTTAACTAAAGTCTTTTTACATTAAACTTAGTTAGGGGTTTTATTGTTAAGCAACCCACACAGTTTCTTAGACAGTTATTATTATAAAATTACAGAAGAGTTGTACCGAAAGATTTGACTAATTTGGATTAGACTCATAAACAGATCAAAGTCTCCGGCCCATGAAAGCAAAACCCGTTCATCAAAGTAGAAGTTTTCATAAACTTTTTCAATCATGTCGTCACAGCTGCTTTAACTACTATAAAAAAAAAAGCTATCATGTTTTCCATTTAATATCACTCTACAATGGAAACCTCTGATGCTGCTTCAGATTTCAGATTTCAAATCTTTCAGTACAAGAGTTGTACAAACATTTGTAGAAGAGGTGGACAAACATTTCAAAAAGCACTTTGGATGCGCTTTTCAGCAGGGAAGATATCATTAAAAATGTTGTTAAAGTGAGTCTCAATACATCTATTTCAGATAACGGTGGCTACGCAAAGTCATGGTTTTGGGTATAACTTTTGAAAAGTCTGCCAAACTATCTCTAGTCATTTCAAAACAGTCTGAAAGAAATTGCTGCCACAACTCTTCAGCTGTCTTTATCCCACAGTTCAAGGAGGATATGCTTCAAACCATTGGTCATATCTGGAGAGAGTTCACTCCATTCCGCTGGTAGAATTATCAAACTCTATAATCTCCATATACTATTGCGCCTGAGTGGTTTGAAGCATGAGTCATTATATCAAGAGTTTGATGTGGCCAAGACGCATGAGTCATTATATCAAAATTCTCTCTTAATTTATTTTCTCAAGAAATTTTATATTATCTAACCAGTTTGTAATATTTTGGACTTTTGCATTTTAAGACAATTTATTATCAGATGATGTTTATGTGGTGAAATAGCCTTATTAATGATACTAGTTAAGATTGTTATGTCTAATTTGATCTTTGATCCAGTATAGGGGTTAGTTATTCTAATTTTACAATCTTATTTGGTTAATATTTCTATGTTAATTAAAGTGAGGGAATAGGCTTGTTAGTTTAATATTCCCTCTGTTTCTAAATAATGCATGTTTTAGATTTTTTCACAAATATTAAGAAAAATTTAATATTCAACTATCAATGCATTAATTTTTAAAATTATAACAACTTTCCATAAATTTAAACCAATAGCAATTCAACAAATCCAAAATTGTCAATTAACATATCTAGAAGTTTACAATTCATTATTGAAAATACATAAAAAAATCTAAAACATTAATCTTTTATAAACAAGTAAAAAGTGGTAGAAGATACATTATTTAGAAAGAGATGGAGTACTAGTTTCTTTATTCTACTATGGAATATTCCAATATCCACAGTGAATGTAAAAAGATGGAGTTATTCTTTAGTTTTCAGTAACTTTAGCCTTTTGATTAATTTACCAATAGAGCCGCCCGACTAATTTTGTAATATTTAGCTAACAATTTTGGTAATTAATTAGTTTCAGTGGGGGCGGCTGCCCCCTTCCTGCCCAACATAGATCTGCCCCTGCTAGTATTGAATGGTATAGTATCCTAGTGGTGCTGGTGCGTACTATTTGTTCTGTTGTGAGGTTTTTAACTTGTGTATGTAATAAATGAAATATTATCTATTGAAAATATATATTATAATTGGGATTATGTATTAGTTGGGGGAGTTTGATATGTACGTAATGGAGGATTAGTTAAGCTTTTATTTTTTGAAGACCTGGATTAGTTAAGCTAATTATTCGATTTTTCTAGAACCATATTTTGTTGTTCGCCCCATACGTCACACATGCATGCCACCATGCCTATCTTTTCTCAATAATCATTAAATGTACTAAATGTTGAACATTCTATTACGGATAATATATAACTAGTTATGTATGTTTTTTTTGACAAAACTAGTTATGTATGTTAACTGAATTCTTTTTAAAATATAATTTCCCTTGGCCAATATATGGTGGGTGGTGAAAACATGGAGAACACTCTCAAGATCAAGCCCGTCTTAGCAACTATATCGACAAGCTGGTTCGGAAATTTTCGCCGCTCTGGAAATGGACGATTTGACGAATTCTTGCGATTTGGTTTGCAAATAGATAAGAAGATCTACAAGTTATGTTTTTAGTCTAAGTTAGAAATCTCATTTTAAACAAAGTTGCATCTTTTGAAAAAACGTTTTTTCGAGTTGAATAAATTTAACACACTCAAAAAAATACTTTCAACTTTTTGTTTGATTAAAGAGTTTTCCATGAATTAATAAAATTGAGAAAGTGTACAAGGGATCAAATAAGAACCACATAAACTAAGATATACACAAAATTCCAGCATGAACTATTTTTATGAAAAAGGTTTCGAGTGCGCCAACATTGAACAAGCTATTAGCTTAAAGTCCAGCAGTCAAAATACCCCCCAAGAAATCGAAGCCGGTTTGTTGCATTTTGTCTTTCACCGAAAACAGCTACAAGAAAAGATTAAATTACTAACGCATATATATATACTAGTTTACACCATCTTATGTACAAAAGTTCCCTTCAAATTCCAAACAAACAAATAAAAATTCTAGTACTATCGACGATATATATACTCAAAACATATCATCAAAATCGGTTTAAACAAATGAACTCGCCCCGCATTATCAAGGAAAAAAAGAACATATCCCATCTAATCCAAATGATATATCTTAGACGACTAAGATATATGCTCTGGTTCTTATTCTTATTCCTCATCATAGATCTGTCCATCTCTTTCACATTTTTCGAGTTATATTATATTATTATACATGTTTTTTTTCAACATATAACGCAAGCGTTAGGGTTCTCTTCCATGCTTGGGGCGTAGTAATAAGTTGTTAAATGAGGATTATATGCTTTATATGCCTTCACAAGCTCCAACACATGATCTGGTGGTGGCGGTTGTGGCTGAGGCTGTGGCTGCGGTTGTGGTTGATCTTTCTTCTCTCCTTCCTTCTTATCACTGCCTTCTTTCTTTTCTTCTTCTTTCTTTGGCGCTTCTCCTTCCTTTTTCCCTTCTTCCTTTGGAGCTTCCCCTTCTTTCTTCGGCTGCTCGCCACCACCTTCCTTCTTTGGCTCTTCCTTCTTCTCCTTTTCTGGCTCTTTGGCAGGTCCCACTAGTATGATATCAGTCATCGGCCAATACTTTCTTAGCTTACTTACTACATTTATTGGATCCACGGTTCCGATCACGGTTAGTTTCTTCTCCTTCATATCCATTGCAATCGAATCGATTCCTATGAAAATAAAAACAAGAAATTCAAAGTTGTAATTCTTCCTCTTATAGACACGTAAGTTTTTTCCCTATTGATATATAAGTAACCGCATTTTTGACAAAATAACAATAAGGAAAGTAAAACACTGTTATTAAACATACAGAAAAATCTTTGACTTCATCTTTTTAATCTAGTTTGATGGGCACGTATTTCAAAGAAGCTATAGTGGCCCTAGATATGATTTGATTCCAAAGAAAACAGACAATGAATTTCACAAATAAACAATAATTGAAATATCGTGCAACTTTTTTACCGTACCATCACTGTTCCAAAAGAGAGACACCACTGTCAGAACAGCTCGTGATTGATGAAAATAAAATTTTAAACAATTTTTTTCTCTTGTTTATCTACGTGTGTGCCCCCACCAAACAAATCAGAAACAAACCGGAACAAGTGGACCGGAAACCCATGGTTAATTAGTTGGTCTAGTTACATGGAAGTGAGAACTATATAGAGAACCGTAATGTGTACCCTTAAGAATTTATTTTCTGAGAAAAAATGATTGATGAAGATGGATTGATTACCTGGGAGAGTAGAAACTGTTTTAAGGGCCTTGTGTTTTGCCTTATCATCATCATGCAGATCCAACTTTAACACAATTTTCTGAAATTGTCACAAAAAGACAAAACAATTTGTGTGGGAGTCAGTGAAATAAATAGTTAAAGCCTTGAGGGCATAAAGATTAAGTAATCTTCTTTTATTTAAATCATGCTGTAACTAAAAAGCATTGAATCACCAAGAACAATACAGAGTCAAAAAGGAACAAACATGAGATTTGAAGTTTTAAAGAATATGTATGAAGAAAAAAAAACTAGTGATGAGTGGTGAGCATACACACACATAGGGACATGCATGTGTATGTGTGTGAACATAATAGAGAAACAGACTTTTGCAAAAGCAGAGCATGCTCATCATTCATTTTATTATGGATTTTATTTGATTTATTTTTCTGTAATTAATAGCAACTTAGCAAACTAGACAGATAACCAAGGATAAAATAATAAGATTAGTGGTAATTTGGAGGTAGTTCTTTTATAATCTCCAGAAGAAGCAGATCACATGTAAAAATGATACACACATATGTACGGCGAGAAAGAAGAAGGAATCAAGTAAAGCAAAAAAGGAATATATATTTATACAGTAAATAGCGAATAACAGAGAAAAGCTTTGTTACTTTAAGATTTCAAGATGAAACAAGGAATCTAAACTCATTATTCTCTCATAGATATTCGAATCCTATGAATCAAATCTTGCCCATATGCGTCGAGAGAGAGGGATGTACCTTCATTGCAGAGAGGGAGAGAGATGCGAAAGAAGATTGTCTATGAGATTTAAGAGAGAAAACTGAGAATGAAATAATTAGAAACTTTTGAAGAAACGATAAGAGAGATTGGACACTCTGATCGTTTTTATTTTAAAAAAAGCTTAAATACTGACAAATAGTGGAGATTAAGAGAGAAAGAAAGATGCATGCAGAGAGAGTCTCTCAACTATAATGAATGAATGGTACGAGAGGGACGGATAGATCTCGTTCTTTGTTTTATCATTCATGCGCGTGAGATAAGGTAAGGCGCATGTTGTGATTACGTCTGCAAGTGCTACCCAGCGTCATCTTACTTTCCATCCTTTGTTGTTTGGTCTGTGTTGTTTCCTTTTTTCTGACCCCTTGAAATCCATCTCTCACCTTATCCACGTCATTTTTCTTTTTATACCGATTCCTAACTCGAATTTAAATATATATTGCTACGATTCCATATTTTTTTGTCTTTTGGGACGAGAATAAGTTTGTCTTTTTATAAAAATGGTACCGAGAGACAAATTTCAAGATTTGTTTCTAATAAGGCTATTTGTTTGTATTTTCAGCTTGTTTTAAACTATATTTTGGGTTTCTTGGTAAAATGCAAGGAAGAAGAAGGAAAACAACTTTTATTAACAATGTATATTTCACTCAAATTGTCAGAATTCCTTTTGAGTTTATGTATTACAATTATATGATTGATTTTTTTCTTTCTTAGGTTTTATATATTCGTAGTGGTCTAATAATAATTGAGTCTTCACTATACAACCATCAGTTTCCCAATCCCACACGAATTTGA
Proteins encoded:
- the LOC106307703 gene encoding pinin-like, producing the protein MKKIVLKLDLHDDDKAKHKALKTVSTLPGIDSIAMDMKEKKLTVIGTVDPINVVSKLRKYWPMTDIILVGPAKEPEKEKKEEPKKEGGGEQPKKEGEAPKEEGKKEGEAPKKEEEKKEGSDKKEGEKKDQPQPQPQPQPQPPPPDHVLELVKAYKAYNPHLTTYYYAPSMEENPNACVIC